The sequence CTTCTCGCGCAGCCTGCTGGCACTGACGCTGAGCCCTGTTGCCGCCACCTCAGCGCTGCCCGCAGCGCAGGCCGCCCCGGTACTGCAGGTGGCGGCGGCCGATCTGGCGCCTTACGGCCGTGCTGCCAGGGCGGCACTGCAGCAGGCAGGCCTGTGGGATTCGATCAAGCCGAAGCTGGTGCTGGGCGAGAATATCGCCCAGACTGCGCAATTCATCAGCACCGGCAATGCGCAGGTCGGACTGGTCGGCAGCGCACATATCAGGAATGCCGCGTCGAATAGCGTA comes from Gammaproteobacteria bacterium and encodes:
- the modA gene encoding molybdate ABC transporter substrate-binding protein; this encodes MTYLMRRFSRSLLALTLSPVAATSALPAAQAAPVLQVAAADLAPYGRAARAALQQAGLWDSIKPKLVLGENIAQTAQFISTGNAQVGLVGSAHIRNAASNSVWKVPAALYPRIEQGAIVTAKGRANPLAAKYLDFLRS